The genomic region TTTATTTCCAGGCACTCATCTCCTTCAGGCGAAATATGCCTTCTCACCATGTTGTAAACTAAAAAACAAAGTAGTTAAAACCAAAAGAGATCCACTGACTATACTAGTATCCTCTTCAAAAACTCCCCCTCTTTAACATCTCTTGATTCTACAATATAATACTATTATGAATAATCAACCCGATTGGAATCGGGGTTGGATAGATGGTGATTTTTTCAGTTATAATTTGAAAGGCTTCGGCGAAAACTTAAATCCATCAGAAAAGGGCTGGGTTATACACAGGGCTACATTTCCAAAAAGTTAAATATTCACACTAGGGGCAAAATGATAGGGGGCAGGCTTTTGATATTTCAATACTCCTTAGCTATTTGCTGCGACACCTCTCTTAACCTTTGCACTGAGTATGATACATCCCCTTAAGACCCCATGTTTCCCATTAGTAAAAAACACAGGTCCTATCTGATTATTTCCATGATAGACCCTTAGCCTTGGTGGGTAATCTTTTCTTTAAATATGTTTCTTTTATTTATCAAAGTCATAAACCCAAAGTTATTTAAAACATGAATGATAAATGCAGTCCAAATACTTTGTGTGAAATATACACTTATTGCACATATTACTCCTAATATAAGCGAGCCAATCCAGACAAACCAGTTACTCCAAGTTTTTATATGGACCACTAAAAATAGTATTGATGTTAATAAGATAGCTATTATAGGATGGACTAAGCTTAAAAGAGAAACAAGTAAAATTCCCCGATATAAAAACTCTTCTGCTGGCAGTTCTATAACAAACATTAATAATTGGGTATAAACTAATCCTATACTCACTTGTTCTTTTTTCAACTTAATTCCTTTGGCTATTAAAATATGAGCAACCATAAAAAACGTTCCTATTATCAAACCATAAATAAGCGATTCTAAGGATATATACAAAAATCTTTTATCCATCGAATATAACGCTACTATTCCAACTGCGATTAATAATATTCTTTTAAATATATTCTCTTTTAA from Proteinivorax hydrogeniformans harbors:
- a CDS encoding CPBP family intramembrane glutamic endopeptidase, which produces MPILFLSIGLLLTIIDIFWETKLLKENIFKRILLIAVGIVALYSMDKRFLYISLESLIYGLIIGTFFMVAHILIAKGIKLKKEQVSIGLVYTQLLMFVIELPAEEFLYRGILLVSLLSLVHPIIAILLTSILFLVVHIKTWSNWFVWIGSLILGVICAISVYFTQSIWTAFIIHVLNNFGFMTLINKRNIFKEKITHQG